Genomic window (Pongo abelii isolate AG06213 chromosome 4, NHGRI_mPonAbe1-v2.0_pri, whole genome shotgun sequence):
TTTCCAACTTCTGTTTGGAAATGCTATTTACTTGGGGCGTCTTGCCCGGGATCTTGGGCCAGGGAAGTGCCGGCCTGAAGTGACCCGCTCTTCCTGTACTTCTCTCCCCGCTCTGGGCCGCCTCCGCTTCCCCCTCCCCCGCACAGGTTGTACGGGATCAAATGCGCCAAGTGCAGCATCGGCTTCAGCAAGAACGACTTCGTGATGCGTGCCCGCTCCAAGGTGTATCACATCGAGTGTTTCCGCTGTGTGGCCTGCAGCCGCCAGCTCATCCCTGGGGACGAATTTGCGCTTCGGGAGGACGGTCTCTTCTGCCGAGCAGACCACGATGTGGTGGAGAGGGCCAGTCTGGGCGCTGGCGATCCGCTCAGTCCCCTGCATCCAGCGCGGCCACTGCAAATGGCAGGTACTCCTCTGCCCGGCTCGGGTAGGCAGGCGCCAGGTTAAGCCAGCCTGTGTGCCAGCGGCCACAACAACCATGGTAGCTACAGGGGTGGTCGTAGTGTTTGCCTGCAGCTAAATGAAGTGTTCTGTATGCAATTTGCGCTGTGCTCTGCTCCTTTGCAGCAAGGTTCAATGCCCTCACTGTCTCCCCTGATTCCCCGAGCACACTTACACCGTCTGAGTCTCTATATGGTTACACATAAATGTACACCACTTGTGTACACGTGTGTACACACGCCCAAACATTACTTCCAGTTCGCTCTGGCCTCCAAACCTTGGCTTGCTGAAAACGGGCTTCAGCTCCCAGCCAGGTATTCTCCTGCTGCCTAATTAAAGGGGCGGAGCCCCGGGGTCCCTGGAGCTTCATCCTTTAACCCAATGAAGGAAGCTTAGGTGGCCTGAAGTCATTTAGTCTCCCAAATCCTTTTTCCTTGTGAGTTGCTTCACACtcgaaaaaattttttaattttttatctttttgtgagAGAACAGGACTGAAAAGATACAGTTTTAAAAACTGCAGGCCATTGCACAGAGTTGTAATATAAAACTGTCAACAAGCTAATCTGCAGTAATTGCCTTTTAAAGGGAGCCTGCTTCTTTAAATCATTCATTCTATATGATTTGGTGAGAATTTCATCTTCAGGCCCATGGTTGTAGCTCTAAATTGACCCCATAGGTGTTGGCCTGACCCTAGGGGGTTGTAGAAGGTGCAGGATTTGTATCATGTAGATAAGAGGACTCATTCCCAAGGAAGAGGAGTGGAAACACAGCAAGGTTGGCCAGGACCAAAGCCGTGGGTTAGAAGGTggacagtgtttccaaacctgACTTCCTGCCATGAATAGATCTACCCTTTTGCAATTTTAAAGTATCAATTCCCACTAAACACTGAAGGTGAGGAACCTATAGCGCTCCCTTACCCTTCTGCCTTCTGGCAGCTCTAAGAATTCTGTTCAGGGGGATTTGTGACTAGTTTGCACCGGGGCAAGGCCGGGATGGTGCTCTTGTTCAGTGGAGCCTGCACTCTGCTTGTGGGGAAGCACAGAGGAAGCTAAAATACCGGGAGGGAGGCGGGGGACATCTCCCAGCCACGTTTATCTACAGCCTAGGCAGTTCAACAGAGTTTCCGTTTTCCACTGCTTGGGGTCAGCCCATCTCAGGAACATCCATGTATTACCATAGATTTAATACTAAGAAAGAGCAGGGATTGGAGATATGGCAGAAATCGCGAATTTCTTCAGCCCCTTCACATGATTGTCCTCTCGGACTGAAGTTCAAGGCATTCTGGCAGAGTTCTCGACCTTCCCCTTGCAGAAGTCCCTGCTGGTGTAGTATTTATGGCTGTCACTGAAGTGCTCTGCGTTCCTTTCCCTGTTGCCCTCTGTGGCCTTGGCCCAAGAGAAAATTCTGATCCTGGAGAGGGTGGTAATCAATGTAACTGGGGCCCAGTCTGGGCACAAGGAAAGGTGAGAACGGAGGAGAAACAGTGCTGAAAAATGCCACCCCTGCTGTGAACAGGGGGACAGACTTTGAGACCTGCTTCCCTTGGCTAACACTTTGTTGACACGAGGAGGGGCGGGTGCTGCGTTTCGGGCCGGGATTACTCAGCAATGACCTCTGCAGATTAGAGAGGAAGATTTTATTCTCCCTTTCACCCTCTTCGCCCCCACCTCTGCCGCCCCCTGCTTTGTGTGCTGAGGCTGCAAACCCTAGCCATTGTCCTGAGTGTCTCCGGCGGGCGAGCAAGTGAGCGGGTGGGCAGGCGAGCAAGCGACTGAGCGCGCGagcgcgggcgggcgggcgggccgGCAAGCGAGCCTCCAGCCCAGCGCTCACGGCGCTCCTTGCCCCGCAGCGGAGCCCATCTCCGCCAGGCAGCCGGCCCTGCGGCCCCACGTCCACAAGCAGCCGGAGAAGACCACCCGCGTGCGGACTGTGCTGAACGAGAAGCAGCTGCACACCTTGCGGACCTGCTACGCCGCAAACCCGCGGCCAGATGCGCTCATGAAGGAGCAACTGGTAGAGATGACGGGCCTCAGTCCCCGTGTGATCCGGGTCTGGTTTCAAAACAAGCGGTGCAAGGACAAGAAGCGAAGCATCATGATGAAGCAactccagcagcagcagcccaaTGACAAAACTGTGAGTGGCTCTGGGGCCGGGCAGGGGATGCGAGGGGGAAGGAGACGCAGCGTGCTAGGTGCGTTCCTGGTGCCCAGGAGCGCACTGTTTTCGATCCTGCTCCTGGGCAGGAGTTTGGCCGGGGCTGcccctcatccccacccccacccatgcCCCGGGGGAGAGGCTACCCGGCGCCGGCCGCCAGCGGAGGGCGGGGAAGCTTGGAGGATCCGTGCGCCGGGGGAGCGGCATCCAGGTCCCAACCTCGTGGGTGGGCTCGTGCCCTTCCACCTCGCCTGTACCTGTGAACCGGAGAAACGCCGTCCTCCCCTCTAAGGGCAGGAGGCAACGAGGTTTGGCCCGGGTTTTGCCAACATTCAGATCGTCAGTTCCTCACGTACAGAAGAGGGAGGGATAGCACCTTGGATTCCTGCCTACATCCAGGGGTTCCGTGGGCAGGTCACCCTGTGAGCCCCCAGGGCGCACCGCACTTCTAAGTAAGGTCGGCCGCTGCGCCTTCAGGCTGGCGAGTTCCCCCAAGGTGACCCGCATGCCCAGATCACCCTCTGCTCCAGGTGAAGCCCAGGCCTCCACAGAGGCATCAGGCCCCTCGCACCAGTATCCACTGTTATCTTGGGCCCACGGAAGCACCCACTCTGCAGGCCTCCTGGGGAAGTTAAGCTagagtttcttttcttcctttttttctttttctttttcttttctttctttctttttcttttccttttttttttttttttttctgctttggatctatttttaaatgccatAAAATCTGCTGTCATTAAACTTGGCAGGCTGGCCAAGACTGGGCCAGGGCACTTTCTGAGTTGGTTAGTGCACAATAGGAACCAGACCCAAATGCTTTGGGGGGATGGAGTGGGGGGCTGGCTCTTCCTTGAGGAGAACGGCTTGGAAAAAATCTGCAGCTAACTGAAACTGCCCAGAAAACCACCCTGTCTAGAGGCTGAAGGGAAGCCCTGCTTACCTCAGCTTTTTAGTTCTGGGAAGCTATGGTCTGAGAAGGCAGAGGGGAGGAATTGGGCTGAGCTGTGAAGGTAAGGgggaagaagaaaatcaaagtagAATTTGGTTTAATAAGGTCCATGCAGACCTAATAGTCCAGCACACAgaggcagaaaaacaaaacaacaaaacaaattgaATTCTAGCTAATATCCATAGGTACGGCAAATTAACTGAGTCAATAAAGACCACTATATAGATAAGATAATACCAGGGTATATTTGCTTAGCCTGTGCAGACAACAGAGGGAGGGAATTTGCTCATTAACATGTCGGGATTGGTTGGGGGGCCTATTCACAGAATATCCAGGGGATGACAGGAACTCCCATGGTGGCTGCCAGTCCAGAGAGACACGACGGTGGCTTACAGGCTAACCCAGTGGAAGTACAAAGTTACCAGCCACCTTGGAAAGTACTGAGCGACTTCGCCTTGCAGAGTGACATAGATCAGCCTGCTTTTCAGCAACTGGTAAGTGTCAGCTCCCAGACGGAAGAGGCTGAATTCCCAACAGGGGACTCTGGTTTAACTGTCACACACTGAAAGATTCAGTGGGGAGGGTGCCTTCTTGGGCTCAGGGTTGGGGAGAAACCAAGGAGGTGAGTAATGAAGAGAAGGGAGACAAATGCAAGGAAAACGAACCtcttggcatctttttttttttaatgagactgcATAATTTGACCATATAGGTTGAATTTTCTATCAATCAGGCCTTCTTTGAAGGATTAATTTCAAGGTACCTAACTCTAGGTAGCATGTGCCAGAAGATGTACAGTGTTGGAGAATCATACATCTTAGAATTTTAGAGTTGTCAAGGACTTCAGGAAATCGTCTTGGCATTTCAATCAGCAATTAGTAAGTTTATCCTTCCTGAGCATCTAGAGAATGGGATATATAGGACCCAAATCAAGGTGATTGTAGTATATAATCAATGCTATAATACACAGTCGGTGTTGTTATCAATAAACAGCAGGCATGTGTCTGGgtacaattttcaaatatattaataaagatcATTCAAATAGATGAATCTTTTTTGTTACAGTATCCCTTGCTGGGAATGTCTTAATCTAAAATGTAGGACCGTTTAAACGTTTTCAAGTGTATGAGTTCAAATGTCATAGAGACACACAGTGTGTACCATGTATAGCAAAAGGGACATGAGCTCTACCAATCAGAAATAAAGTGTTAAATCTGTGAAAACCTTAACATGTTTTCCACATCCAGAGAGGAGAAAATTAATTCACTTTTTGCCTACAAAAGGCTTAAGGGGTCAAGATAAATAAGAACAATAAATATATGTCCTTTGTAATATGCTATATTTatatagatgatttttttttcttaaagagtaaTCAGCCTTATAGAatcttgttttataaaatgtaaagatCTATCCTGAAACCTTGTTCCCTTTTTTGGAAATGAAGCTTTAGTTGAGGTTAGCTTTTTACCCTCATATTTACCTGGAGGGCCTTTGCTTTCTCAATGTCAACAGTTAGGTAATTGGCCAGAGGCAAGTGGTTAAAAGGGCTTGGCCCCAGGCTTGTGTTTGCAAATGCTAAGTGGGTGCAGAGGATAGAAGTCCCTTAATCTCATATTGGAAAAATTTACTGTAGAAAGAAATGTAGGCTctagaactaggaaaaaaaaaattattctaagctCATTAATCTGTTGAGTTATTTGAGCGAATCCTGAATCACAGGAGGAAGGTAAGGGGAGGGTTCAGGGCAGCCAAATGTTTGCACTTTCTGAAACTTCAGTGTCAGATGAGAGCAGTggaagggaagctgaggcaggagtgggCATGGTTAGAGAAGGTTTACAACAGCAGTACAACGCGTTTAGGGTTAAAAGAAGGAGTCAGATATTTAAGAAGGAGTCAGATATTAGGGTTAAAAGAAGGAGTCAGAATGGGATGATGTCATAATATATGGGTCTCATTTTGGAAGGAAGAGCCtgatttaaagagagagagagagaaaggccaaGAGGAAGCAGGACCAACAGGGAAGGATGCCCAAGCTGTGAGCCTGCTAAGGAGTTAATCTTTGTTCCGTGGAGCCTCCTCTCAATCTCCTGTCAAAGGATCTGAGCCTGTTACGGATTTTCCAACTGAAGAAGAGAGTCTTTGATGCCTAGAGACTGAGAGCTCGCCTACTCCCAGGGCAACATGTAGCCAGCAGGATAATTTTATTTCGAGCATGCATAGTAGAGTTGTGATGCCATTTTACAGTGGGAAACACATTTgttcttaaataatttaatgCAACATAATGTTGGGAATTCAGTTTCAGTTAAAACAGACATCTTTTGGAAGATGGGAAAGTGAGAGGATTTCTTCTCAAGTTTTTCTCCTCTAGGCTTTCTCTAAGCCTGTTAAAATTCAGTTATCTATGTGAATATCTTTACATATCTATCTACACAAACACTTCTACATACACAATATGATgaatttataatctttttatgAATACTATTCCAgtgtcctttatttatttctcaaccTTCTATGCAGGTCAATTTTTCAGAAGGAGGACCGGGCTCTAATTCCACTGGCAGTGAAGTGGCATCAATGTCCTCTCAACTTCCAGATACACCTAACAGCATGGTAGCCAGTCCTATTGAAGCATGAGGAACattcattctgtattttttttccctgttggaGAAAGTGGGAAATTATAATGTTGAACTCTGAAACAAAAGTATTTAACGACCCAGTCACTGAAAACTGAATCAAGAAATGAATGCTCCATGAAATGCACGAAGTCTGTTTTAATGACAAGGTGATATGGTAGCAACACTGTGAAGACAATCATGGGATTTTACTAGaattaaacaacaaacaaaacgcAAAACCCAGTATATGCTATTCAGTGATCTTAGAAGTACTGAAAAAAAAGACGTTTTTAAAACGTAGAGGATTTATATTCAAGGATCTcaaaaaaagcattttcatttcactgcacatctagagaaaaacaaaaatagaaaattttctaGTCCATCCTAATCTGAATGGTGCTGTTTCTATATTGGTCATTGCCTTGCCAAACAGGAGCTCCAGCAAAAGCGCAGGAAGAGAGACTGGCCTCCTTGGCTGAAAGAGTCCTTTCAGGAAGGTGGAGCTGCATTGGTTTGATATGTTTAAAGTTGACTTTAACAAGGGATTAATTGAAATCCTGGGTCTCTTGGCCTGTCCTGTAGctggtttattttttactttgccc
Coding sequences:
- the ISL1 gene encoding insulin gene enhancer protein ISL-1, with amino-acid sequence MGDMGDPPKKKRLISLCVGCGNQIHDQYILRVSPDLEWHAACLKCAECNQYLDESCTCFVRDGKTYCKRDYIRLYGIKCAKCSIGFSKNDFVMRARSKVYHIECFRCVACSRQLIPGDEFALREDGLFCRADHDVVERASLGAGDPLSPLHPARPLQMAAEPISARQPALRPHVHKQPEKTTRVRTVLNEKQLHTLRTCYAANPRPDALMKEQLVEMTGLSPRVIRVWFQNKRCKDKKRSIMMKQLQQQQPNDKTNIQGMTGTPMVAASPERHDGGLQANPVEVQSYQPPWKVLSDFALQSDIDQPAFQQLVNFSEGGPGSNSTGSEVASMSSQLPDTPNSMVASPIEA